One Pyxicephalus adspersus chromosome 3, UCB_Pads_2.0, whole genome shotgun sequence genomic window carries:
- the CEMIP2 gene encoding cell surface hyaluronidase CEMIP2, with the protein MHSVDHRGGSRLFLQPQNGANLRSPGYVPGRIVPLRPPPLPKTQASAKFNSAGQEAHATFGFSRDEQNNHAQIIRRRRHKNTLICFAISSLSFFIILAIVLGISSKYAPDENCPDQNYYLSNWNPGHDAIKKVVIKKGDLFRLQSDATVHSIIIQNGGKLIFEDNANGSKNITLRTRFILIKDGGALHIGAEKCRYKSQANIILYGKSDEGDSDPVFGRKFIGVSSGGTLELHGSQKLSWTLLSKSVNSSGLTVGSYSFERTFLRGLNVRVVDQETAQVLVTEKFDTYDSQSESKRLQEFLNALPPGRIVAMAVGDSAERNLHEDTRLTIQRLLGSNLVRGLDYRQAWALVNVIGGSNTSCSESTRDYENHSTGGKAEAMNVFTTLDGQKFAVKAYSEWKDGKAFSGFFVEAVDGIILDLMDDVRSWQPGDQIVVSSTDYSMYQAEEFTLLPCPECNKFQVKVKETPLYFHMGEITDGLDMRAEVGDLTRNIVIQGEMEKACYGSNHCQFFNYDTFGGHIKILQNYTSVHLSNVELKNMGQQIMGSYPVHFHLCGDVDDSNTYVEGLSIHHSFSRCVTVHGTNGLLIKDTIGYDTLGHCFFLEDGIEQRNTLFHNLGLVTKPGTLLPTDRNSTMCTAMKDKVYGNYIPNPATDCMAVSTFWIANPNNNLINNAAAGSQDAGIWFIFHKSSTGESHGLYPETKAELTPLGIFYNNRVHSNFKAGLFIDKGVKTTHASAEDPREYLCLDNNARFRPHVDADPLKPRVAAVIDSLVAFKNNDHGAWVRGGDIIIHNSGFSDNGIGLTFASDGSFPKDEGSSQEVSESLFIGESKNYGFQGGQNKYWGTGGVYNKNRTLPRNRTFPIRGFQIYDGPIRLTKSTFKNFVPTPDRFTSAIGFLMKNPWQLTPRNNVSFLKFGANVSLRAFFGQSGPWFETGDLDGDKNSIFHDVDGSVTNYNNTFVARMDNYLIRHPKCINITEWNGVICSGTYAQVYVQARNPQNLTITIARDEYPSKPMSLRGINQKAPYQQYQPVVMLQKGYTIHWNGQAPQTIHLYLVNFDKGDWIRVGLCYPPDTSFQVMSQIVKSQTFPVEEYQPVNSMDELEKRRTQAKYFFDNSTGLLFIFLQAKHNRESHSYCSTQGCERVMINATFRSKANSNCMTKAYPKYAKAPTATKPMPAKSTATCTSCGASQVVFTSDPHNIYLPVEIQSLSKEEIQQGAVESYITVNGTKYSFQKTGLLVVVIDACTGTVKEDMYFPQDDFERLEHFLGSKVPQRSIVVLASRGYITDYGNLAQQLHVLGTAKPAFLQNKGSIAFLGFSGKFKPSWTRLFMSPAGQGLGLIERYIPLQQEVYECRRASTNKRKDVDLLKKALKTH; encoded by the exons ATGCATTCAGTTGACCACAGAGGGGGCTCCCGGCTGTTTCTTCAGCCTCAAAATGGCGCCAACCTGCGCTCTCCAGGTTATGTGCCTGGCAGAATCGTTCCATTACGTCCACCACCTCTACCAAAGACTCAAGCATCAGCCAAATTCAATTCTGCAGGGCAAGAAGCACATGCAACATTCGGGTTCTCTAGAGATGAACAGAACAATCATGCACAGATCATTCGCAGGAGAAGacataaaaacactttaatatgCTTTGCTATTTCCAGCTTGTCATTTTTTATCATCCTTGCGATTGTTCTAGGAATATCCTCAAAGTATGCTCCAGATG aaaactGTCCAGATCAGAACTATTACCTTAGTAACTGGAATCCTGGACATGATGCCATAAAGAAGGTCGTCATAAAAAAAGGGGACCTTTTTCGATTGCAGTCAGACGCCACTGTGCATTCTATCATCATACAGAATGGAG GGAAACTCATCTTTGAAGACAATGCAAATGGTTCCAAAAATATTACACTGAGAACTCGTTTTATCCTGATAAAGGATGGTGGAGCGCTCCATATTGGAGCAGAAAAATGCAGATATAAATCACAAGCAAATATTATCCTATATGGTAAATCTGATGAAGGAGACAGCGATCCAGTTTTTGGTAGGAAGTTCATTGGCGTGTCATCAGGTGGAACACTGGAGTTACATGGATCTCAAAAATTATCCTGGACTCTGTTGTCCAAATCTGTTAATTCATCTGGGCTGACAGTTGGATCTTACAGTTTCGAAAGAACGTTTTTGAGAGGACTGAATGTGAGAGTTGTTGATCAAGAAACAGCACAAGTTTTAGTCACTGAAAAGTTTGACACCTATGATTCTCAAAGTGAAAGTAAGAGGCTACAGGAATTTCTCAATGCATTGCCACCTGGTCGTATAGTTGCCATGGCTGTTGGGGACTCTGCAGAAAGAAATCTACACGAAGACACACGGTTAACGATCCAGCGTCTTCTTGGAAGTAATCTGGTCCGAGGTTTGGATTATAG GCAGGCTTGGGCTCTTGTTAATGTTATTGGTGGAAGCAACACTTCATGCAGTGAAAGTACCAGAGACTATGAGAATCACAGCACAGGAGGAAAGGCAGAGGCCATGAACGTTTTCACCACATTGGATGGGCAAAAGTTTGCTGTAAAAGCATACAGTGAATGGAAGGATG GTAAAgccttttctggcttttttgtagAAGCTGTTGATGGCATTATATTGGATCTCATGGATGATGTTCGCAGTTGGCAGCCAGGAGATCAAATCGTTGTTTCCAGCACCGACTATTCCATGTATCAAGCTGAAGAATTTACACTTCTCCCTTGTCCAGAATGTAACAAATTTCAAGTCAAAGTAAAAG AGACGCCTTTGTACTTCCATATGGGGGAAATTACAGATGGGCTGGATATGCGAGCAGAAGTGGGCGACCTTACTAGGAATATTGTGATCCAAGGTGAAATGGAGAAGGCTTGCTATGGAAGTAACCATTGTCAGTTTTTCAACTATGACACTTTTGGAGGCCATATTAAG ATTTTACAGAACTATACTTCTGTCCATCTGTCCAACGTTGAACTGAAGAACATGGGTCAGCAGATCATGGGAAGCTACCCTGTGCACTTTCACTTATGTGGGGATGTGGATGACTCCAATACTTATGTGGAAGGCTTGTCCATTCATCATAGCTTTTCCAGATGTGTCACAGTCCATGGAACTAATGGCTTGTTG ATAAAAGACACAATTGGCTATGACACACTGGGCCATTGTTTCTTCCTGGAGGATGGTATAGAACAAAGGAACACTCTGTTTCACAACCTCGGACTTGTTACTAAGCCAGGCACTTTATTGCCCACAGACCGAAATAGCACTATGTGTACAGCCATGAAGGATAAAGTATATGGAAACTACATCCCCAATCCAGCCACCGACTGCAT gGCAGTATCAACATTTTGGATTGCAAATCCCAACAATAATCTCATTAACAATGCAGCAGCTGGCTCTCAG GATGCTGGAATCTGGTTTATTTTTCACAAGTCTTCAACTGGAGAATCTCATGGGCTGTACCCAGAAACCAAAGCTGAGCTTACTCCTCTTGGTATATTTTACAACAACAGAGTTCATTCCAATTTTAAG GCTGGTCTGTTTATTGACAAAGGTGTGAAGACCACACATGCAAGTGCTGAAGACCCTAGAGAATATCTATGCCTGGACAACAATGCaag GTTTCGCCCACATGTTGATGCGGATCCACTGAAACCCAGGGTTGCTGCTGTAATTGACAGTCTTGTTGCCTTCAAAAACAATGATCACGGTGCCTGGGTGAGAGGAGGCGACATCATCATCCATAACTCTGG GTTTTCGGACAATGGAATTGGCTTGACGTTTGCCAG TGACGGAAGCTTTCCCAAAGATGAAGGATCCAGCCAGGAAGTTTCCGAATCTCTGTTTATTGGAGAAAGCAAAAATTATGGATTTCAAGGAGGCCAAAACAAATACTGGGGGACTGGAGGCGTCTATAATAAAAATCGCACACTTCCTCGAAACAG GACTTTTCCAATCAGAGGATTTCAGATTTATGATGGTCCAATCCGCCTTACAAAGAGCACATTCAAAAACTTTGTGCCAACACCTGACAGATTTACCAGTGCTATTGGCTTCCTAATGAAAAATCCGTGGCAGCTTACCCCAAGAAATAATGTTTCATTTCTTAAATTTGGAGCCAat gtttcatTGAGAGCTTTTTTTGGACAGTCTGGACCATGGTTTGAAACTGGTGATCTGGATGGAGATAAAAATTCTATTTTCCATGATGTGGATGGGTCTGTTACCAACTATAATAATACTTTTGTGGCTCGAATGGACAATTACCTGATCAGGCACCCTAAATGTATCAACATCACTGAATGGAATGGGGTTATCTGTAGTGGAACATATGCAcag GTATATGTTCAAGCTCGAAATCCACAAAATCTCACAATAACCATTGCAAGAGATGAGTATCCCTCTAAACCTATGTCTCTCCGAGGAATTAATCAAAAGGCTCCTTACCAGCAGTATCAGCCAGTAGTGATGCTTCAGAAAGGTTACACCATACACTGGAATGGACAGGCTCCACAAACTATTCACCTATATCTAGTGAACTTTGATAA AGGTGACTGGATCAGAGTCGGACTTTGTTACCCACCAGACACCAGCTTTCAGGTCATGTCACAGATTGTTAAAAGCCAGACATTCCCTGTTGAAGAATACCAGCCTGTAAATTCCATGGATGAACTGGAGAAAAGACGAACGCAAGCAAAATACTTCTTTGACAACAGTACCGG gttgctttttatttttttacaagccaAGCACAATCGTGAAAGTCACAGCTACTGCTCTACTCAGGGATGTGAAAGAGTTATGATCAATGCCACATTTCGATCCAAAGCAAATAGCAACTGCATGACCAAAGCCTATCCCAAATATGCCAAAGCACCTACTGCAACCAAGCCCATGCCAGCTAAATCAACTGCCACTTGTACGAGCTGTGGAGCTTCTCAG gTGGTTTTTACCAGCGATCCTCATAATATCTACCTCCCTGTGGAAATTCAGTCTCTTAGTAAGGAAGAAATCCAGCAAGGGGCAGTTGAATCATATATTACA gtTAATGGCACCAAGTATTCATTCCAGAAAACTGGCTTATTAGTTGTGGTCATCGATGCTTGCACTGGAACAGTTAAAGAAGACATGTACTTTCCACAAGACGATTTTGAGAGACTGGAACATTTTTTAGGAAGCAAAGTTCCTCAAAG